The genome window GAGCGCACTTGGACTGCTCTTTGTCATTGGccctttgtttatttttctatggATATACAgtactgtctcagaaaattagaatattgtgataaagttctttattttctgtaatacaattaaaaaaacaaaaatgtcatacattctggattcattacaaatcaactgaaatattgcaagccttttattattttaatattgctgattatggcatacagcttaagaaaactcaaatatcctatctcaaaatattagaatatcatgaaaaagtatactagtagggtattcaattaatcacttgaatggtctgattaactcgaaacacctgcaagggtttcctgagccttgaaaaacactcagcttggttcagtaaactaaatgacaagtatggggaagactgctgatctgactgctgtccagaggaccatcattgacctCCTCCATTAGGTgggtaaaacacaaaaagaaatttcttaaagagcaagctgttcacagagtgcagtttcaaagcacatccacaaaaaggcagggggaaatgtggcaggaaacgctgcacaaccaagagagatgtcCGCAGCCtggtgaagaagagtcgcttccagaatttgggggagtttcaaagacagtggactgaaactggagtccaggtaccaaaagccactgttcacagacgtgtccgggaaatgggctacaatagccgtagccccatggtcaagccacttctgaactcaagacaacggaagaagcgtctgacttgggctacggaaaagaagcactggacagttgcagagtggtccaaagtcctcttttcaaacgaaagcaagttttgtatttcatttggaagtcaaggcgccagagtctggagaaaggttggaggagcaaaatccaagttgcttgaaatccagtgtgaagttcccacagtcagcgatggtttggggagccatttcagctgctggtgttggtccactgtgtttcatcaagtccagagtaaatgcaaattttagagcactacatgcttccgtctgctgaaaagctctatggagatgatttcattttccagcatgatctggcacctgcccagtgccaaaaccaccagtaaatggtgtactgaccatggcattactgtcctcgattggcctgccaattcccctgacctgaacgccatagagaatttgtggggtattgtgaagaagaagctgaaagacaccagacccaacaatgctaaaggccgctattgaagcatcctgggcatccataacacctcagcaatgccacaagctgattgcctccattggttgcagtaatccgtgcaaaaggattcccaaccaagtactgagtgcattaatggacattttcaaatgtttgattttggtttgctgatttaaatctttttttttacttggtctgaggaaatattcaaattttttgagataggatttttgagttttcttaagctgtaagtcataatcagcaatattaaaataataaaaggcttgcaatatttcagttgatttgtaatgaatccagaatgtatgacattgtttttttaattgcattacagaaaataaagaactttatcacaatattctaattttctgagacagtcctgtagtCACGGCGGACTACACGTGCCCATTTATCTTTCCGCATGGAATGTGCACACTCAATATAAATGATTTTATGCCATGCAGTTcatatgattaaaaaaacattcaagtggACAATTCTTACTAAGACCTTTCTTAATTCAGTAGCTTCCAAATGACATTGTTGAATAGACGATATGTCACGCTCATTTTGTTTCTGGCATTTAAATTCGTGCATCACGTCTCCTGCTAGTTTGACTggatttgcactttttttcagatgttctattttaaaaatgcgtaaacattttctttcttcaatcaatcaacatgGAAATGTTGGGGTACCAGACTCCTCCCCTCTTCACGCAGGTTAGTCAAGTTAAGCAATGTTGACGCTCGTAGAAAGGTCACAAATAAACGGCACAATTTGAGAGCTGTGAttacaattcattttttaacttATAAAGAAATGTTTGTCTTCGTAGCAGGACAAAGAAACACAGGAGTGGCTCTGGAGGTCTAAAACCTGTTTGGCAAAGACAAAACACCATTGATAGTTTATTTTGGTGTGCAAGTTTTGATGATTGGCCTTAAATTACGCAATTAATTTTGTAAACATACAAAATGTTGCGGAAATTCATTTTAAGCGGTATGTGACATTTGGCAGCAGCCCCGGTACTTTCAACAGTGGCACAAGACTTTCAAGTTTTTAAAAGGATTGCTCGTCATCGACGCCCACAGAAGCCAAACTCGCAAGTCCAAAGGTAACTTCACACAATTTGAcatcatattttttcaaacttaatTTGCTTTGTTAAGATctacattttttctttcaacatgGTCACATATACATAAAgccctttttatttattcaaaatttgaagtatttttttcatttttgcagaGATGGCATTTGCTCTTTCCTCGTTGTTCCTCCTTTGTGGGATCGGTGGGGTGTTGACCCAATCTGTAAGTGAAAATCTCTTGTGGATTTAaatatcatatttatttattgctgtctTCTGTAGTCTGATTTTCACAAATGTGCTTCTTCACAGTTGAATGAATTCTGTAATTTCGAAGGTTAGTACAATAACTGCCTCAATGATACATCATAtttttgttgcgtctgaattTCATAACATTTTAGTGAattatcttgtgttttttttctttcaacaaaATCTGCAGACAGCATCTGTCCTAATGGCTGGATTCAGTTTGACTATCGCTGTTACTCCTACCACGCTCGTGAAAGGACGTTTTTAGATGCAGAGGTATAAACAACATTATGTAATTCTGGAAAAATATCTAATGACTCAAATGagtgaaataataattatttttttatactcttttttttttttttcagagcgTCTGCAACGTTCTCGGTGGACATCTGGTCTCCATCCGCAGTTcctttgaaaatgattttgttcTTGATCTGCTTCGGAACGGTGGTAACGATAACGTAGCCTGGATTGGACTCCATGATAAAATTTCGGTAAAGCATCGGGCCGGTACAAAAGTTGCGATAAATTCATGTTTCTTGtcttgtaatttttttataagtCTTATATTATGACTcattaaaatatgaatttcAGGATGAGGACTACATATGGACTGATGGCACCATTGTGCGTTTCACTGCTTTTCGTCTACAACCTGATGTCAATGGAACTTGTGTACAGATTTTTTCAATTGGTAAGTAAAATCCGAGATTAATGTTTGCGATGAAAATAAttctgttaaaataaaaattcacatttaaacatgttttttacaGAGGGATTTTGGGTGGATGCACTTTGCACTGCGACGGCCCCTTTTGTTTGCAGCCAAGATATTAACTGTGGCTTCAAGCGTGATGGCGGGAATGGTTTCAGCCGTGGTTTTGGCCATCGTGGCTCTGGTGGCCGCTGATAATCTGTCAATTCACCATACTGTCTTCTGTCGCAATGTATTTCCCTAATCACGATGATGCAATGCaatgataaaatataaaattctagttttgtctttttgttgttggtcaactatttttttttttttcattttaatatttaattccgGCTgtgcggaagaagatggatggattttcatATTTGGTTTGTACgattcctatttttttttcccatctcaGAGACACGCACAACAAACTCACCTATTCGCCGGCACATTCGCACATTTGTTTCTTCAGTTTTTATTCTAGAATATGCACACGTGGAAAAAAGATGAGGACAACGTGAGCGTACGCCAGGTGAACAAGCGGTGCTCCACAAATCACACAGCCAAAAGAAGCGCTGACCGACAGCACAAACAGGTCCCGGGCACAACAGACACAAACGGCGCCAGCCTGAGACGAGCAGCACACATTTAAAGGTACCAAGAAAGATTTTTAGTGGCGCCGTGCATGCACGCGGGCGGTCGAGAGCAGAGCAGGGCAGGGCTGAAAGATGTGCCTTGGAAAAAATGTGCATATGGGCTTAAATGTGAAAGGCTTCCTTCAAATTTCTTCCCCAGTTGGTTCCCATGTAAACTTTCCCATTTGAAGCATCTTAAATTGCAATTCCCCGCTTGCATTGATGATGGTTTAACAGTCGACGCCAGGAGGCTTGGCCAAGTCAACTTTGGTTTCCTacgacagacggacggacaagcccccaccccccaccgaGGCAGCCGAGTGAGCTTATGGCTTTGGGAGAACGCGGGAGTGGCTCACTCACGACGCTCGTTGCGGAATGATTCCAAACGTAACGTACCTTTTGGAGCGGCGCTTTGGGGGGGCTAGAGCGTGCTGCTGAGAATTTCCGACACTTGGGTGTTGGTCTGGTCGTCCGAATCGGCGTCTTGTCCGGCCGCCCCTTCCGACCTTCCCACGCCCTCATCCGTGAAGATCCTGCGCACGTGGGGTCTCTGCTCTCGAGGGCGCCCCTTGCGGCTCGCCAGGTCACAGTCCATGCGGCTCACGTGGGTGGCGCCCTGCGACGGCGGGAGGTCCGGCTCGTGCTGCTTGGTGTAGACGCCCTCAGATAACGAGCCCGTTTCCTGGCTGTGTCCCCTCAGCCAGCGCTGGGGCCCGCTGAAATACTGGCCCCGGTTGCTCCTGGAGAGCAGCTTGCGCTTGGAGGGGGGGTTGGGGATGCTGCCCTCCCGCTGGCTCCTGGACAGCGGGGGGGACGGCGACGTGCGGGGGAGCCGGGCGAGGGGCGGGGAGTGGGGCGAAGCCCGGCCAAAAGCGGCCAAGTCTTTGCACTGCGAGGGCGAGCGTGGGAGGAAGGCCGCCACATCTTTGGACTCGTCTGGGCCTAGCGACGGGGGTAGCTCGTTCACAGCCAAGGCGCTGCACCCGGACAAGCAAAGATGAGCAAGGAGCTGGGCCATTTGTCGTCTGGCTGGAATATTGTCTGGCGTGATTTGAGTTGGATTCAAGCAGTGCGGG of Syngnathus acus chromosome 19, fSynAcu1.2, whole genome shotgun sequence contains these proteins:
- the LOC119138346 gene encoding snaclec CHH-B subunit beta-like, with translation MAFALSSLFLLCGIGGVLTQSLNEFCNFEDSICPNGWIQFDYRCYSYHARERTFLDAESVCNVLGGHLVSIRSSFENDFVLDLLRNGGNDNVAWIGLHDKISDEDYIWTDGTIVRFTAFRLQPDVNGTCVQIFSIEGFWVDALCTATAPFVCSQDINCGFKRDGGNGFSRGFGHRGSGGR